A window of the Cicer arietinum cultivar CDC Frontier isolate Library 1 chromosome 6, Cicar.CDCFrontier_v2.0, whole genome shotgun sequence genome harbors these coding sequences:
- the LOC101508958 gene encoding agamous-like MADS-box protein AGL12 isoform X2, translating to MARGKVQLKRIENPVHRQVTFCKRRAGLLKKAKELSVLCDAEIGLVIFSAHGKLYELATKGTMQGLIEKYLKFTRGTQSEAITEPRPLDAKEETDVLKQEIETLQKGIRYLFGGGLGTLKMDELQVLEKNLENWMYHVRTMKMNIMLQEIQALRDKVLENTSVTNFVPFATDTSYPLIIQDGIFQL from the exons ATGGCTCGTGGAAAGGTTCAGTTGAAACGAATTGAGAATCCGGTGCATAGACAAGTAACCTTTTGTAAGCGTCGAGCAGGGCTTTTGAAGAAGGCTAAGGAGCTTTCTGTGCTTTGTGATGCTGAAATTGGTCTCGTCATTTTCTCCGCTCATGGAAAGCTCTATGAACTCGCCACCAAAGG GACCATGCAAGGGTTAATAGAGAAATACTTGAAGTTTACACGAGGGACTCAATCTGAAGCTATCACTGAACCACGTCCTCTG GATGCTAAAGAGGAAACCGATGTGCTAAAACAAGAAATCGAAACATTGCAAAAGGGTATCAG GTATTTGTTTGGAGGGGGATTAGGGACACTGAAAATGGATGAATTACAAGTTCTAGAGAAGAATCTTGAAAACTGGATGTATCATGTTCGCACAATGAAG ATGAACATCATGTTACAAGAAATTCAAGCTCTCAGAGATAAG GTTTTGGAGAATACTTCAGTCACCAACTTTGTTCCATTTGCTACTGATACTTCGTACCCTCTAATTATACAAGATGGGATTTTTCAACTCTAG
- the LOC101509270 gene encoding subtilisin-like protease SBT4.3, whose product MAKHNVIFFFFVSLVLASIILCDAIEIGEESSKVHIVYMGSLPNEESYSPSSHHLNMLQQVIDDSDVEYRLIRSYKRSFNGFAAILNDQQREKLSSMKGVVSIFPSPKFHIQTTRSWDFLGFPQSIKRDQTIESDLVVGVIDTGIWPESESFNDGGLGPIPKKWKGVCAGGINFKCNNKIIGARNYGEDDSARDYAGHGSHTASTAGGREVKDVSFYGLAKGTARGGVPSSRISVYKICGADGKCNGEELLAAFDDAIADGVDIITLSIGSQHIFEFFEDPVAIGSFHAMEKGILTTHAAGNFGPDPSTTSSVAPWLFTVAATTIDRQFIDKLILGNGKTIIGKSINTIPSNGTKFPIAVRNAEACLEGHKSPEMCDCVDRKLVEGKLVLCGSPIGAQLAYSKGAIGTILNVPHTENQVSLVTRRRSLNLDTEDFVGVQSFVNSTKYPEAEILKSETIQDTTAPEVAIFSSRGPNPKVAEIMKPDISAPGVDILAAYSPEASPSDELGDNRKVKYNIEYGTSMACPHVAGVAAYVKSFHPDWSPAAIKSSIMTTATLVKGSYDLAGEFAYGSGNINPALAINPGLIYDITKEDYVKMLCNFGYDANKIKQISGENSSCNGASERSLVKDLNYPTIVIPVNPNLKQFQVNIHRTVTNVGFPNSTYKATVIHNPKINITVEPKLLSFKSLNEKQSFVVTVVGGVQSNTKVFSSSLIWSDGTHNVKSAIIVQRLS is encoded by the exons ATGGCCAAGCATAatgttatattcttttttttcgtGTCTTTGGTCTTGGCATCAATAATTTTGTGTGATGCCATTGAAATTGGTGAAGAAAGTAGTAAAGTTCACATTGTATATATGGGCTCACTTCCTAATGAAGAATCGTATTCCCCATCTTCTCATCATCTTAACATGTTGCAACAAGTTATTGATGACAGCGATGTAGAATATCGTTTAATTCGAAGTTATAAGAGGAGTTTCAATGGTTTTGCTGCCATACTCAATGATCAACAAAGAGAAAAGCTTTCAAGCATGAAAGGTGTAGTCTCAATTTTTCCAAGCCCAAAGTTTCACATTCAAACAACAAGGTCGTGGGACTTCCTTGGATTTCCTCAATCAATCAAGAGAGATCAAACTATTGAGAGTGATTTAGTAGTTGGAGTTATAGATACTGGAATTTGGCCAGAATCCGAAAGTTTCAACGACGGag gTCTTGGTCCTATTCCAAAAAAGTGGAAGGGAGTTTGTGCAGGTGGTATAAACTTCAAGTGCAACAACAAGATTATTGGAGCACGAAATTATGGTGAAGATGATAGTGCAAGAGACTATGCTGGTCATGGAAGCCACACAGCATCAACAGCAGGTGGAAGAGAGGTTAAAGATGTGAGTTTTTATGGTCTTGCAAAAGGCACTGCAAGAGGTGGAGTCCCATCTTCAAGAATTTCTGTATACAAAATATGTGGTGCAGATGGTAAATGTAATGGTGAGGAATTGTTAGCTGCATTTGATGATGCCATTGCCGATGGAGTTGATATCATAACCCTCTCTATTGGTAGCCAACAtatctttgaattttttgaagatCCTGTTGCCATTGGTTCTTTTCATGCCATGGAGAAGGGAATACTTACAACACATGCTGCAGGAAACTTTGGTCCTGACCCAAGTACTACTTCCAGTGTAGCACCTTGGTTATTTACTGTTGCTGCAACTACCATAGATCGTCAATTCATTGATAAACTCATCCTTGGAAATGGAAAGACTATTATTGGAAAGTCAATCAATACTATCCCTTCAAATGGCACTAAATTTCCAATAGCTGTGCGTAACGCTGAAGCTTGCCTTGAAGGACATAAATCCCCTGAAATGTGTGATTGTGTAGATAGAAAACTAGTGGAAGGTAAGCTTGTTTTGTGTGGATCACCAATAGGTGCACAATTGGCTTATTCAAAAGGTGCAATCGGTACAATACTTAATGTTCCACACACTGAAAATCAAGTTTCTCTAGTCACTCGAAGGCGTTCACTTAACTTGGATACAGAGGATTTTGTTGGTGTTCAATCCTTCGTAAACTCCACCAAATACCCTGAAGCTGAGATTTTAAAGAGTGAAACTATTCAGGACACTACAGCTCCTGAGGTTGCCATTTTCTCTTCTCGTGGCCCCAATCCTAAGGTTGCAGAAATTATGAAACCAGATATAAGTGCTCCAGGAGTGGATATTTTGGCTGCATATTCACCCGAAGCATCACCATCAGATGAACTTGGTGACAATAGAAAGGTGAAATACAACATTGAATATGGAACCTCTATGGCTTGTCCTCATGTTGCTGGTGTTGCTGCATATGTTAAATCATTTCATCCAGATTGGTCACCTGCAGCTATCAAATCGTCCATCATGACAACGGCAACATTAGTGAAAGGTAGTTATGATTTGGCTGGTGAATTTGCTTATGGATCTGGGAATATCAATCCAGCACTAGCTATTAACCCTGGACTTATTTATGATATCACCAAGGAAGATTATGTGAAAATGCTTTGTAATTTTGGTTATGATGCTAACAAAATTAAACAGATTAGTGGAGAAAACTCAAGTTGCAATGGAGCTTCAGAAAGATCTTTAGTGAAAGATTTAAACTATCCGACAATCGTGATTCCTGTGAATCCTAATCTTAAGCAATTTCAAGTCAATATTCATAGAACAGTGACAAACGTTGGCTTTCCAAACTCAACATATAAGGCTACTGTCATCCATAATCCAAAAATCAATATTACAGTGGAACCAAAACTTCTCTCATTCAAATCATTAAATGAGAAACAATCGTTTGTTGTCACTGTTGTTGGGGGAGTACAATCAAATACAAAAGTCTTTTCCTCATCACTTATTTGGTCGGATGGCACCCACAATGTGAAGAGTGCAATCATTGTTCAAAGACTATCATGA
- the LOC101508958 gene encoding agamous-like MADS-box protein AGL12 isoform X1, with protein MARGKVQLKRIENPVHRQVTFCKRRAGLLKKAKELSVLCDAEIGLVIFSAHGKLYELATKGTMQGLIEKYLKFTRGTQSEAITEPRPLDAKEETDVLKQEIETLQKGIRYLFGGGLGTLKMDELQVLEKNLENWMYHVRTMKMNIMLQEIQALRDKEGTLKAANKYLHDLVLENTSVTNFVPFATDTSYPLIIQDGIFQL; from the exons ATGGCTCGTGGAAAGGTTCAGTTGAAACGAATTGAGAATCCGGTGCATAGACAAGTAACCTTTTGTAAGCGTCGAGCAGGGCTTTTGAAGAAGGCTAAGGAGCTTTCTGTGCTTTGTGATGCTGAAATTGGTCTCGTCATTTTCTCCGCTCATGGAAAGCTCTATGAACTCGCCACCAAAGG GACCATGCAAGGGTTAATAGAGAAATACTTGAAGTTTACACGAGGGACTCAATCTGAAGCTATCACTGAACCACGTCCTCTG GATGCTAAAGAGGAAACCGATGTGCTAAAACAAGAAATCGAAACATTGCAAAAGGGTATCAG GTATTTGTTTGGAGGGGGATTAGGGACACTGAAAATGGATGAATTACAAGTTCTAGAGAAGAATCTTGAAAACTGGATGTATCATGTTCGCACAATGAAG ATGAACATCATGTTACAAGAAATTCAAGCTCTCAGAGATAAG GAGGGAACACTTAAGGCGGCAAATAAATATCTCCACGATCTG GTTTTGGAGAATACTTCAGTCACCAACTTTGTTCCATTTGCTACTGATACTTCGTACCCTCTAATTATACAAGATGGGATTTTTCAACTCTAG